In Halobacillus amylolyticus, the following proteins share a genomic window:
- a CDS encoding zinc ribbon domain-containing protein codes for MKRIEMNFNEERKSFYMICPNCNHEQESGRFCGVCGTEISTEQPVHQLDKSADQQQQQQQFQSAATEVQPQSDSMAKAKQASSQFGKNALQLLKRPSIAFTSTENHFVSGLVTMAIYITAFTLSLYLLANKFYKLTMGGFSSLMGESSTQQSLPFFKVVSPIFLFVLLFLAAATVTIFVAIKMMNINFSFQKAVAQYGGLIIPFTTLNIAAIVFGYSGSIGFTLVSLNASLVFTVFILPAIMVYHYGMNSPHKSRNIYWGVGTSAVIMLITYFIVRTFALDFIERMQEFTNIL; via the coding sequence ATGAAACGAATCGAAATGAACTTTAATGAGGAAAGGAAGTCGTTCTACATGATCTGTCCCAACTGTAATCACGAACAAGAGTCAGGGAGGTTTTGCGGCGTCTGCGGCACAGAGATTTCAACGGAACAGCCGGTACATCAATTAGATAAATCGGCCGACCAACAACAGCAGCAACAACAATTCCAATCTGCAGCAACAGAAGTGCAGCCGCAATCTGATAGTATGGCAAAGGCGAAACAAGCTTCCAGCCAATTTGGCAAAAATGCCCTGCAACTGCTTAAACGGCCGTCCATCGCTTTTACATCGACAGAAAACCATTTCGTTTCAGGGCTTGTTACGATGGCCATCTATATTACAGCCTTTACGTTGAGTCTTTATCTTTTAGCGAATAAATTTTACAAATTGACCATGGGAGGATTCAGTTCCCTAATGGGAGAATCCAGTACGCAGCAATCTCTTCCCTTCTTCAAAGTAGTATCGCCGATTTTTCTCTTTGTCTTACTCTTCCTTGCAGCAGCAACAGTTACCATTTTTGTGGCGATCAAAATGATGAACATAAACTTCTCTTTTCAAAAAGCTGTTGCCCAATATGGAGGATTAATCATCCCCTTTACTACATTAAATATAGCAGCTATCGTCTTTGGGTACAGCGGTTCAATTGGATTCACTCTGGTATCCCTAAACGCATCCCTTGTATTCACCGTCTTTATTTTGCCAGCAATTATGGTCTATCATTACGGAATGAATAGTCCCCATAAATCAAGAAATATCTACTGGGGCGTGGGTACAAGTGCTGTAATTATGTTAATCACCTATTTCATCGTTCGTACATTTGCGCTTGATTTCATCGAACGTATGCAAGAGTTTACTAATATCTTGTAG
- a CDS encoding carbohydrate ABC transporter permease: MKKNKEKRNLFSIEILGIALGLLWIAPFYLMIVNAFKTKREIFEGVLGIPDSLALENFVQAFIDLEFLKSLFNSVLITGLSIAVIILFSSMAGYALARNKSKLSGIIFFTFVAAMLIPFQSVMIPLVSIFGQANMLNAGGLVFMYLGFGCSLSIFLYHGAMTGVSKTMDEAAIIDGANRFQLFWYIIFPLLKPISVTVGILNTIWIWNDYLLPSLVLSEANATIPLKMFYFFGQYTKQWHLALAGLTIAIIPVIIGYFFAQKQIIKGVSEGLSSRLKANMIKE, from the coding sequence ATGAAGAAGAACAAAGAAAAACGGAATTTATTCTCAATCGAAATCCTCGGTATTGCCTTAGGGTTACTGTGGATTGCGCCGTTCTATCTGATGATTGTCAATGCGTTTAAAACGAAGCGGGAAATTTTCGAAGGGGTTCTAGGCATCCCAGACTCGTTGGCACTTGAAAACTTTGTGCAAGCGTTTATTGATTTGGAGTTCCTAAAATCTCTCTTCAACTCGGTGTTGATCACAGGATTGAGTATTGCCGTCATCATCTTGTTCTCTTCGATGGCAGGATATGCCTTGGCTCGTAACAAAAGTAAGCTTAGTGGCATCATCTTTTTCACCTTTGTAGCTGCGATGTTGATTCCCTTCCAATCGGTGATGATTCCGCTTGTATCGATTTTTGGTCAAGCGAATATGTTGAATGCGGGTGGGTTAGTTTTCATGTACCTTGGCTTTGGGTGCAGTTTATCGATCTTCCTTTACCATGGGGCGATGACAGGTGTTTCTAAAACGATGGATGAAGCGGCGATCATTGATGGGGCCAACCGTTTTCAATTGTTTTGGTATATCATTTTCCCTCTACTGAAACCAATTTCCGTGACGGTGGGGATCTTAAATACAATCTGGATCTGGAACGACTATCTGTTGCCTTCTCTTGTTCTTAGTGAAGCCAATGCCACGATTCCTTTGAAAATGTTTTATTTCTTCGGCCAGTATACGAAGCAGTGGCATTTGGCATTGGCAGGGCTGACGATCGCGATCATCCCAGTCATCATCGGTTACTTCTTTGCACAGAAGCAAATTATCAAAGGGGTTTCTGAAGGGCTGTCAAGTAGGCTTAAGGCAAATATGATTAAGGAGTAG
- a CDS encoding carbohydrate ABC transporter permease → MHNRNIWFWLFLTPVILGLGLVVVIPFIYGFIFSFTDWNGLTATKFLGFEHYINLFQEDEFMSSIWFTVKFAVVTVILLNIMGLGLALLVTRNIKTNNLLRTVFFMPNLIGGLILGFIWQFIFVSVFDDIGTMFGIENLQGWLSTTSTGFWGLVILTAWQMAGYIMIIYIAYLENIPKDLIEAAKIDGANGLQRFKSITFPLVAPAFTVSMFLTLSMAFKIYDQNLSLTNGGPFNSTQMVAMEIVRTAFSDNQMAYAQAKAVIFFLIVAVIALTQVYYNKKREVEM, encoded by the coding sequence ATGCATAATCGCAATATTTGGTTTTGGCTTTTTCTCACCCCGGTTATTCTCGGGTTGGGTCTTGTTGTTGTCATTCCATTCATCTACGGCTTCATCTTTTCCTTTACCGACTGGAATGGGCTGACGGCCACCAAGTTTTTAGGATTTGAACATTATATCAATCTATTTCAAGAAGACGAATTCATGAGCTCGATTTGGTTTACCGTTAAGTTTGCCGTTGTTACGGTCATTCTGCTGAATATCATGGGGCTTGGACTTGCGCTACTCGTAACCCGCAATATTAAAACCAATAACTTACTTCGGACGGTATTCTTTATGCCAAACTTGATCGGCGGTCTGATCCTCGGATTCATCTGGCAGTTTATTTTCGTCAGTGTGTTCGACGATATCGGCACAATGTTCGGCATCGAGAATTTGCAAGGCTGGCTTTCGACGACGAGTACAGGGTTCTGGGGGCTTGTGATCCTGACAGCCTGGCAGATGGCAGGTTACATTATGATCATTTACATTGCTTACTTAGAAAATATTCCAAAGGACTTGATCGAAGCGGCAAAAATCGATGGGGCCAATGGATTGCAGCGGTTTAAGAGTATTACCTTCCCGCTTGTAGCCCCAGCCTTTACCGTCAGTATGTTCCTGACATTGTCGATGGCTTTCAAGATTTATGACCAAAACTTATCCCTGACCAATGGCGGGCCGTTCAACTCCACGCAAATGGTTGCGATGGAAATTGTTCGCACAGCCTTTTCAGACAATCAGATGGCCTATGCCCAAGCCAAAGCGGTGATTTTCTTCTTAATCGTTGCCGTTATTGCGCTGACCCAGGTGTACTACAACAAGAAACGGGAGGTTGAGATGTAA
- a CDS encoding ABC transporter substrate-binding protein, whose product MNKKKFYSGIATALLASSVALTGCSFSSGDEEASGSSEDAVTVDVFQFKVEFKEQFEELVAMYEEENPDVNINVKTVGGGNDYGASLKTSFSSGEEPDIFNIGGPTDVDEYEKYLADLSDTKAADAALDGTLTSVKRDGKILGLPFNQEGYGLLYNKKVFEEAGINPDEIKTFEELKKAVETLDSKKDELGIKAPFAFPAKEKWVIGNHMANAYLADEFNHDVMEAYNADTVEFTMGDQLKRFLDLQNNYSVQPTLSLDYSQQVEEYFSLGKVAMIQQGNWVYNTIASMDEEFAQNNVGLLPIPVEGYEGSIPVGVPNYWVVNKESGDEVVQASKEFLDWMYTSETGKKFVTEKFKFIPAYEGYEDLEIADPISKEIYEYVKEGNTMGWVFLGAPIAWTEGAFGVAVQEYIAGNITWEEVIQQSKEAWEEARQ is encoded by the coding sequence ATGAATAAGAAGAAGTTTTATTCAGGAATTGCTACTGCTTTGTTAGCATCCAGCGTTGCGTTAACAGGGTGTTCGTTTTCTTCTGGTGATGAGGAAGCAAGTGGTTCGTCCGAAGATGCAGTAACGGTAGATGTATTCCAGTTTAAAGTGGAATTTAAAGAGCAGTTTGAGGAATTAGTTGCCATGTATGAGGAAGAAAATCCGGATGTAAATATCAACGTTAAAACAGTTGGCGGGGGAAATGATTACGGTGCTTCCTTGAAAACATCTTTCTCTTCCGGTGAAGAGCCAGACATTTTCAATATCGGTGGTCCGACAGATGTTGATGAGTATGAAAAGTATTTAGCTGATCTTTCAGATACGAAGGCTGCTGATGCTGCACTTGATGGTACGCTTACAAGTGTCAAAAGAGATGGTAAAATCTTAGGGCTTCCGTTTAACCAAGAAGGTTACGGATTGCTTTACAATAAGAAAGTTTTTGAAGAAGCAGGAATCAATCCTGATGAGATTAAAACATTTGAAGAATTGAAAAAGGCCGTTGAAACGCTTGATAGTAAAAAGGACGAGCTTGGCATTAAAGCACCATTCGCTTTTCCGGCTAAAGAAAAGTGGGTAATTGGTAATCATATGGCTAATGCCTACTTGGCTGATGAATTTAATCACGATGTAATGGAAGCTTATAATGCAGACACTGTTGAATTCACAATGGGTGACCAACTGAAGCGTTTCTTAGATCTACAAAATAATTACTCTGTTCAACCGACATTGAGCCTTGACTATTCTCAACAAGTGGAAGAATATTTCTCACTTGGCAAAGTAGCCATGATCCAACAAGGGAACTGGGTATATAACACTATTGCATCAATGGATGAAGAATTCGCTCAAAATAATGTGGGACTTCTTCCAATACCTGTAGAAGGGTATGAGGGAAGTATTCCGGTTGGTGTTCCAAACTATTGGGTCGTTAATAAAGAGTCAGGAGATGAAGTGGTACAAGCTAGTAAAGAGTTCTTAGATTGGATGTACACTTCTGAAACAGGCAAGAAATTTGTAACAGAAAAATTCAAATTCATCCCCGCGTATGAAGGTTACGAGGACCTTGAAATCGCTGACCCTATTTCCAAGGAAATTTATGAATATGTAAAAGAAGGAAATACAATGGGATGGGTATTCTTAGGAGCGCCAATTGCTTGGACTGAAGGCGCATTTGGTGTAGCCGTCCAGGAGTATATTGCTGGTAATATCACTTGGGAAGAAGTAATCCAGCAATCGAAGGAAGCTTGGGAAGAAGCTCGTCAGTAA
- a CDS encoding TcaA NTF2-like domain-containing protein, whose amino-acid sequence MSYCQQCGNSLAEEEQYCTSCGTKQPGPTKEAETNSHKVTTREKPVSRKTMSKRSKVLIGSFVGLALLIFGAHVALSSFLDPVKQIQAMDRAVSEQNSEAFLQHVNIDEEALMNPDEYVSSLANAGWESMREQFTVYMEDEAGDFDQTVTGNDGQDRFIVKKNDIALGLYTTYEIEALPFRVSITSNYDQSDFAIEDVKLHVEKANEPSKSIEAYPGTYHVTGLMKNAFGEVTLSEDITVDSSEGNYQLNFAVANAWPTSDVEGAILFINGESTGKTVEEFETLGPFPEDKEVSMHAEWKTPDGEMIKSDPITQDGDDFGNYHFAFELPVMENKEEPVETNREAPLDDVEEFVLDFRDAYEVALNNRDYSYIEDYLLDGSDADAGLSKYVGDLKDENYTYEFNENLITGAEQVKEGIFKIFTNEKFLFTNHLGDQIDYDREKIYTVVTHGSGLQIRKIDINETNRNEL is encoded by the coding sequence TTGTCCTACTGTCAACAATGTGGAAACTCTTTAGCAGAAGAAGAACAGTATTGTACATCTTGTGGAACAAAGCAGCCGGGCCCAACAAAGGAAGCTGAGACGAACAGCCATAAGGTCACCACTCGAGAGAAGCCTGTTTCAAGAAAGACAATGTCGAAAAGGTCAAAGGTTTTGATCGGCAGCTTTGTTGGATTAGCCTTATTAATATTTGGAGCGCATGTTGCCCTTTCATCTTTCTTAGATCCCGTTAAACAAATTCAAGCGATGGATCGTGCGGTATCTGAGCAAAATAGCGAGGCTTTCTTACAGCATGTCAATATTGATGAAGAGGCACTTATGAACCCTGACGAATATGTGAGTTCCCTTGCGAATGCCGGCTGGGAGTCGATGCGGGAACAGTTTACAGTCTATATGGAAGACGAAGCGGGAGATTTTGATCAAACCGTTACGGGCAATGATGGACAGGACCGTTTTATAGTGAAGAAAAACGATATCGCTTTAGGCCTTTATACTACATATGAAATTGAGGCTCTTCCTTTCCGTGTTTCGATTACATCAAATTATGATCAATCTGACTTTGCTATTGAGGATGTCAAGCTTCATGTTGAAAAGGCAAATGAGCCAAGCAAGTCCATTGAAGCCTACCCAGGCACGTACCATGTGACTGGTTTAATGAAAAATGCTTTTGGCGAAGTGACTTTGTCAGAAGACATTACGGTTGACTCTTCAGAAGGAAACTACCAATTGAATTTTGCTGTGGCCAATGCTTGGCCTACGTCTGATGTCGAAGGAGCCATTTTATTTATTAATGGGGAAAGTACAGGGAAAACGGTAGAAGAGTTTGAAACACTTGGACCCTTCCCTGAAGACAAAGAAGTATCCATGCACGCTGAGTGGAAGACACCGGACGGCGAAATGATAAAATCGGACCCCATCACACAAGATGGAGATGATTTTGGAAATTATCATTTCGCATTTGAACTTCCTGTTATGGAAAACAAGGAGGAACCAGTAGAAACAAATAGGGAAGCTCCCTTAGACGACGTAGAAGAATTTGTCTTGGATTTTAGGGATGCCTATGAGGTCGCCTTGAATAACCGTGATTATTCTTATATTGAAGATTACTTATTAGATGGCAGTGACGCAGATGCTGGATTGTCCAAATATGTTGGAGATTTAAAAGATGAAAATTATACTTATGAATTTAACGAAAATCTCATTACAGGAGCGGAGCAAGTGAAGGAGGGCATATTTAAAATTTTTACCAATGAAAAGTTTCTGTTTACAAACCATCTTGGTGATCAAATCGATTACGACCGCGAAAAAATCTACACAGTCGTTACGCACGGAAGTGGCTTACAGATTAGGAAAATTGACATCAATGAAACGAATCGAAATGAACTTTAA